The segment CTCACCCGCCGCCGCGGCAAGGTCCAGGGCTCCGACAACGCCGGCGGCAAGACGCGCGTCCGCGCGCTCGTGCCGATGGCCGAGATGCTCGAGTACTCGGCCACGCTGAAGTCGGTCACGTCCGACCGCGGCTCGTACACGATGGAGCTCGACCACTACGAGAAGGTCCCCGGCGAGATCCAGGCCAAGCTGATGGCCGACTTCAAGCCGCAGGAAACGGAGGACTGACGACGCCATGACCACGCCCGCCCGGGTCTGCATCCGCGACTTCGCCGGCCACGTGGGGGAGACGATCACCCTGCGCGGCTGGGTCACCCACTGCCGCCTGCAGGGGAAGATCTGCTTCCTCGTCGTGCGCGACGGCACGGGAAACTGCCAGGCCGTCGCCTCCGTCCGGGACCTCCCGGAGGAGCAGTTCAAGGCGATGAGCGCCGCCGCGCAGGAGACGTCGTTCTCCGCGGTCGGCGCGCTGAAGGCGGAGAAGCGCGCCCCGGGCGGGTACGAGGTCCAGGTCAAGTCGTTCGAGGTCGTCGGGAACTCCGGCGACTACCCGATCGGCCCCAAGGAGCACGGGATCGAGTTCCTGCTCGACAACCGCCACCTCTGGCTGCGCCACAAGGCCCCGTGGGCCGCGCTGCGCGTGCGCGACGAGGTGGAGAAGGCGATCCGCGACTACATGTACGAGCACGACTTCGTGCTCCTGGACTCGCCGATCCTCACCCCCGCCGCCTGCGAGGGGACGAGCACGCTCTTCGAGACCGACTACTTCGACGAGAAGGCCTACCTCTCGCAGTCCGGCCAGCTCTACCAGGAGCCGGGCTGCATGGCCTTCGACAAGGTCTACTGCTTCGGCCCGACGTTCCGCGCCGAGAAGTCCAAGACCCGCCGGCACCTCACCGAGTTCTGGATGATCGAGCCGGAGATCGCCTGGGCGACGCTCGACGACGTGATGGAGCTCTCCGAGGACCTCGTCTGCTACGTCGTCGGCCGCGTCCTCGAGCGCCGGCGTCCGGAGCTCGAGCTGCTCGAGCGGGACGTCGCCCAGCTCGAGGGGATCAAGCGCCCCTTCCCGCGCATCTCCTACGACGAGGCCGCGGA is part of the bacterium genome and harbors:
- the asnS gene encoding asparagine--tRNA ligase, whose protein sequence is MTTPARVCIRDFAGHVGETITLRGWVTHCRLQGKICFLVVRDGTGNCQAVASVRDLPEEQFKAMSAAAQETSFSAVGALKAEKRAPGGYEVQVKSFEVVGNSGDYPIGPKEHGIEFLLDNRHLWLRHKAPWAALRVRDEVEKAIRDYMYEHDFVLLDSPILTPAACEGTSTLFETDYFDEKAYLSQSGQLYQEPGCMAFDKVYCFGPTFRAEKSKTRRHLTEFWMIEPEIAWATLDDVMELSEDLVCYVVGRVLERRRPELELLERDVAQLEGIKRPFPRISYDEAAEILTRPENVEKAKAAGAPPFEPGNDLGAMDETILGEGHLSPVMIHRYPTSVKAFYMEPDPERPDRALAVDVIAPDGFGEIIGGSQRIHDPELLRRRIEEHNLPEAAFKWYMDCRTFGGVPHSGFGMGIERLVCWITGVRHAREVIPFPRTINRLYP